From Halapricum desulfuricans, a single genomic window includes:
- a CDS encoding DUF7109 family protein, with translation MEFSSDELAGIADLFGAVDRPTLRRACVELAYKQGVDREPASFDDAIDGAVDGYHLLEVERDEGTLLVPGPVAFPELPEGATDLPHILDVESRAIDDDRLAGAAQERFRADAAGAIEAGERERIERLLDVSYELEVWAPVELADARRRLDDALE, from the coding sequence ATGGAGTTCTCGTCGGACGAACTCGCCGGGATCGCCGATCTGTTCGGCGCAGTCGATCGGCCGACGCTACGGCGGGCCTGCGTCGAGCTCGCGTACAAGCAAGGCGTGGACCGCGAACCCGCGAGCTTCGACGACGCGATCGACGGTGCCGTCGACGGCTACCACCTACTCGAAGTCGAGCGCGACGAAGGGACCTTGTTGGTTCCCGGGCCGGTCGCGTTCCCCGAACTGCCCGAGGGCGCCACCGATCTCCCGCACATCCTCGACGTCGAGTCCCGGGCGATCGACGACGATCGACTGGCGGGGGCGGCACAGGAGCGGTTTCGCGCCGACGCCGCGGGTGCCATCGAGGCCGGCGAGCGCGAGCGCATCGAGCGACTGCTGGACGTGAGCTACGAACTGGAAGTCTGGGCGCCGGTCGAGCTTGCGGACGCGCGGCGACGGCTCGACGACGCACTCGAATGA
- a CDS encoding NUDIX hydrolase, with protein MDLGAIREYEPTELDGDAREASVLLPVIDRSAGPHLLFTKRAEHLKDHPGQMSFPGGGREPEDEDRVATAVREANEEIGLEPPEVQLHGRLDDLETVSEYVIRPFVGTIPDRSYTPNDGEVAEITALPLSELLDRDNHESECREHPRYGDIQLHFFHVDGYTVWGATANILVQFLELVADWQPPSQSDCATSPGDLLT; from the coding sequence ATGGACCTGGGAGCGATCCGCGAGTACGAACCCACCGAACTCGACGGCGACGCACGGGAAGCGTCGGTGTTGCTCCCGGTGATCGACCGGTCGGCAGGCCCACATCTCCTCTTCACCAAGCGTGCCGAGCACCTCAAAGACCATCCCGGGCAGATGAGTTTCCCGGGCGGCGGACGCGAACCGGAAGACGAGGATCGAGTCGCGACGGCCGTCCGTGAAGCCAACGAAGAGATCGGACTCGAACCCCCGGAAGTACAACTCCACGGGCGGCTGGACGATCTCGAGACGGTCTCGGAATACGTCATCCGACCGTTCGTCGGGACGATCCCCGACCGGTCGTACACGCCCAACGACGGCGAGGTCGCGGAGATCACGGCCTTGCCGCTCTCGGAGCTTCTCGATCGGGACAACCACGAAAGCGAGTGTCGCGAGCACCCCCGTTACGGGGACATCCAACTCCACTTCTTCCACGTCGACGGCTACACCGTCTGGGGCGCGACGGCGAACATCCTCGTACAGTTCCTGGAACTCGTGGCCGACTGGCAGCCACCCTCACAGTCCGACTGCGCGACCAGCCCCGGGGATCTACTGACGTGA
- a CDS encoding Hsp20/alpha crystallin family protein, giving the protein MTSIRDVGKTISSAVLENVGRAMGRAQERTPLPVDLLESDEAYLAVFDAPGATSSDVQVRFTDRTIEVRIDRFRGVYEDFEMVLPGRGLSLDGSVTLPDDVAIEPEDATATLHDNGTLHVEVPKADEQPDATEETVSETEDEAETTDEETEAETEAETEDDETDSETVDDEA; this is encoded by the coding sequence ATGACCTCCATTCGAGACGTGGGGAAGACGATCAGCAGTGCCGTGCTCGAGAACGTCGGCCGAGCGATGGGACGCGCACAGGAACGGACGCCGCTCCCGGTCGATCTGCTGGAGAGCGACGAGGCGTATCTGGCGGTCTTCGACGCGCCCGGAGCAACCAGCAGTGACGTGCAGGTCCGCTTTACCGACCGCACGATCGAGGTGCGGATCGACCGCTTCCGGGGGGTCTACGAGGACTTCGAGATGGTGCTGCCCGGACGGGGACTGTCCCTCGATGGGTCCGTGACCCTACCCGACGATGTCGCCATCGAACCCGAGGACGCGACCGCGACGCTGCACGACAACGGGACGCTTCACGTCGAGGTCCCGAAAGCCGACGAGCAACCGGACGCGACCGAGGAGACTGTCTCCGAGACGGAAGACGAAGCCGAGACGACGGACGAAGAGACCGAAGCCGAGACCGAAGCCGAGACCGAAGACGACGAGACCGACTCCGAGACGGTCGACGACGAGGCGTGA